The proteins below come from a single Vanessa atalanta chromosome 21, ilVanAtal1.2, whole genome shotgun sequence genomic window:
- the LOC125072315 gene encoding putative Ras-related protein Rab-33, giving the protein MSEPNEPVPGLKQKKVFKIIVLGDSGVGKTCLTYRFCEGQFLDKSEATIGVDFRERTVRIRNEDIKLQLWDTAGQERFRKSMVQHYYRNVHAVVIVYDVTKPETFHSIANWMQEVESHGLTGAPRVLVGNKCDCGTPESRLATTYAQRLADKHGMPLFETSALLDSECDNVESIFMTLAHKLYSKQPLRVLSVEGERGPRLVTLSRQKRNNSSNDSCLCS; this is encoded by the exons ATGTCCGAACCAAATGAACCAGTACCTGGATTAAAACAGAAAAAggtgtttaaaattattgttcttgGAGATTCTGGAGTGGGTAAAACATGCCTCACTTATCGCTTTTGTGAAGGTCAGTTTCTGGATAAATCTGAGGCTACTATCGGGGTCGATTTCAGAGAAAGAACCGTACGCATACGCAATGAAGATATAAAG TTGCAGTTATGGGATACCGCAGGTCAAGAAAGGTTCCGGAAGTCCATGGTGCAGCACTACTACAGGAATGTGCATGCTGTTGTTATAGTTTATGATGTCACAAAACCAGAAACATTTCat TCCATAGCAAACTGGATGCAGGAAGTGGAGTCGCACGGGCTGACGGGCGCGCCGCGCGTACTGGTCGGCAACAAGTGCGACTGCGGGACGCCCGAGTCGCGGCTGGCCACCACCTACGCCCAGCGTCTCGCTGACAAGCATGGCATGCCG ttgTTCGAAACATCAGCTCTCTTGGACTCCGAGTGTGATAATGTGGAATCCATATTCATGACATTGGCTCACAAGCTGTATTCAAagcagccgctgcgcgtcctcAGTGTTGAg GGTGAACGTGGTCCCAGACTTGTGACATTATCGCGGCAGAAGCGGAACAACTCGAGCAATGATAGTTGCCTCTGCAGCTAG